The Halobacterium hubeiense genome contains the following window.
GCGTCGCCGTCGTCGCGGGCCGCGGGAACAACGGCGGGGACGCGTTCGTCGCGGCCAGATTCCTCGGCGAGTACGACGTGACCGTCCACCTGCTCGGGCGCCCCGAAACCATCACGACGGACATCAGCCGGGAGAACTGGGACGCGCTCCAGCAGGCCGAAATTCCCACCGAGGTCGTCAAGGACTCGGCGGCGTTGAACCTCGGGGACCCCGACGTCGTCGTTGACGCAGTTCTCGGTACGGGCGTCTCCGGCGCGCCCCGCGAACCCGAGGCAACGGCCATCGAGGCAATCAACGACGCGGACGCGATGGTCGTTGCGGTGGACGTGCCCTCCGGGATGGACGTCGACACCGGCGAGACGCCGGGCGTCGCCGTCGAGGCGGACCGCGTGGTGACGTTCCACGACACCAAGCCCGCGCTCGCGGACCGCGAGAACGTGACGGTCGCGGACATCGGCATCCCGGAGGCCGCCGAGCTGTTCGTCGGCCCGGGCGACCTCCAGCAGCTCGAACGCGACCCCCACGCCCACAAGGGCGACTTCGGGCGCGTGCTCGTCGTCGGCGGCGGGCCCTACACGGGCGCGCCAGCGCTGAGCGCGCAGGCGGCGCTGCGGGCGGGCGCGGACCTCGCGTACCTCGCGGTCCCCGACAGCATCGCCGAGACGGTGCAGGGGTACAGCGAGAACCTCATCGTGGACTCGTACGCCGGCAAGCGCCTGCTCCCCGAGCACGTCGACGAGATTCTGGAGCGCGCCGCGAACGTGGACGTGGTCGTCCTCGGGCCGGGGCTCGGTGACGCCGACGAGACGCTCGCCGCGGTCCGGCAGTTCCTCGCCGCCTACGACGGCCGCGCGGTCGTGGACGCGGACGGGCTCGAAGTCGTCCCGGAGGTCGAGACGGACGCCGACCTCGTCTGCACGCCGCATCAGGGCGAACTCCGGAAGATGGGGGGACGAGTAGACGAGGACTGGCGCGAGCGCGCCGAGGCGGTCGAATCCTTCGCCGCGGACCTCGGGCAGACCGTCCTCGTGAAGGGCGCCTACGACGTGATTTCGGACGGCGAGACGACCCGGGTCAACCGCACCGGGAACCCCGGAATGACCGTCGGCGGCACCGGCGACGTGCTCGCCGGCGCGACGGCCGCGATGTTCTCCGCGCTCGACGCCGTGCCCGCGGCGAGCGTCGGCGCGTACGCGAACGGCGCAGCCGGCGACCGGGTGGTCGACGAGCACGGCTACGGCCTGCTCGCCACCGACCTGCTGGATGCGCTCCCCGCGGCGCTGTGGGGTGGTGCTGATGACTAGCGACGCTCCCGAGGACGACCTCACGCACACCACCGAGGAGGGGGACGTGCAGATGGTGGACGTCGGCGACAAGCCGGACACGGCGCGTCGCGCGGTCGCGCGCGGCGAGATTCACCTCTCCGCATCGACCGTCGAGGCGATTCGCGGCGACGAAATCGGGAAGGGCGACGTGCTCGCGACCGCGCGCGTCGGCGCCGTGCAGGCGGTCAAGCACACGTGGGAGACGATTCCGATGTGCCACCAGATTCCGATTACGAACGTCGAGACCGACTTCGACGTGCGCGAGGACCGCGTCGTGCTGGAGGTCGCCGTCGAGACCACCGGGAAGACGGGCTGCGAGATGGAGGCCCTGGAGGGCGTGACGACCGGCCTGAACGTCGTCTGGGACATGGTGAAGGCCGCGGAGAAAGACGACGACGGCCAGTATCCGGGCACCGCTATCGAGGGCGTCGAGGTCGTCAGCAAGGAGAAGCGGGAACTCTAGGCTTCCGCGACGAGGTCGCTGGCTTTCGCGCGGGACTTCTCGACGACCGTGGGTAGTGCTTCGAAGTCGACGACGACCTGCTCGTCGCCGTAGTCGACGTCGCGGACGTGGGCGTGGTCGTGGACCCACGACACCACGCTCATCGTCTCGTCGGTCATCGGGAGCACGAGCGTCTCCCGCTCGCGAGGCGGCAGTTCGGCGTCGATGCGCTCGCGGAGCGCCGCGAGGTTGATGCCCTCCTTCCCGCTGACCGCGATGGGGTCCGGCGCGAGCGCCGACAGCGCCTCCATCTTCTCGGCGAGTTCGTCGTCGCCGACCTTGTCCACCTTGTTGAACACGGTGACGATGGGCGCCTCGTTGCGCTCGTAGAGCGTGTCGTGGCTCGTCACGAGCTTCTCGCGAATCTCGTCGATAGACTCGCTGGCGTCCACCACTAACAGGACGAGGTCCGCCTGGTAGACCGACTCCAGCGTGGACTTGAACGACTCCACGAGCCAGTGTGGGAGGTCGCTGATGAACCCGACCGTGTCCGTCAGCAGGACGTCCCGGCGGTCCATGTCCAGCCGCCGGGTCGTCGTCCCCAGCGTCGTGAACAGCTTGTCCTGCGACTCGGCGGTGGTGTCGAGGTCGGGGTGGAGCTGCTCGTTCTCGTCGACGTCGAGGTCGTCGGCGAGCCGGCGCAGCAGCGTCGACTTCCCGGCGTTCGTGTAGCCGGCCAGCGCCACCAGCTCGAAGCCGGACTCGCGGCGCGTCTCGCGGCGCTGCTGTTCGGTCTTCTCGATGTTCGCGAGCTCGTCCCGGATGCGGCTAATCTGGGCCTTGATGTCCTGCTCGCGGCTCTCGTCGTACTCGCCCAGTCCCATGAAGCCGGGGCGCTCGTCGCGCTTCGCGAGGCTCGTCTTCGCTTCCGCGCGCGGCAGCTCGTAGCGAAGCTCCGCCAGTTCGACCTGCAGTTGGGCCTTCCGCGTGTTGGCGCGCTGGCCGAAGATGTCGAGGATGAGGCGGAAGCGGTCCACGACTTCCGTGTTCTCGGGGAGCTGCTTGCCGAGGTTGTACGTCTGGTAGGGGCCGAGGCGGTTGTCGAAGACGACGCGCTCGGCGTCGGTCTCCGCGACGAGCGCGGCCAGCTCCTCGACTTTCCCCTCGCCGAGCTGGAGGGCGGGGTCGGCCGTGCGCGTCTGGGTCACTTCGCCGCCGACCTCGTAGCCCGCGGCGCGGACGAGCTCCCTGATTTCGGCGGTGTCGGCCTCGCCGTCGTCGACGCGCTTGGCGACGACCGCCGTCTTCGTCGTTGTTCCGGTCACTTGTCACGTGGTAGGCGCCGCTGGTACTTAAGCCCCGGGCGCGGCCCACTCGTCACTCGGGCTGACAAAAGAGACTTACCGGTCGCTCGCGGAGGAGCCAGCATGGCGGACATCAACCTCACCTCGCTCGGGCTGGAGTTCGGGGGTGGCGCCGGCATCGGCGCCATCATCGGCTTCGCCGCGAAGAAGGTCGCGAAGCTCATCGCGGTCATCGTCGGCCTCGAGCTCGCGCTGTTCAAGTTCCTCGAATCGCGGGGCATCATCACCGTCGACTGGGACCGCCTCACCGGTGGCTTCCTCGACATCACGCAGGCCGCCAACGGCGCCGCGCCGCCGTCGTGGGTGAACACCATCCTCTCGACGCTGTCGGTCAGCGCCGGCTTCACGGGCGGGTTCCTGCTGGGCTTCCGGAAGGGATAGCTTACCGCGTGTCGAGTTCGTCCTTCTCCTTGATTATCGTCGTCTCGCCCTCGCCCTCCGAGACCTCGTTGACGAGGTCGTAGAAGTCGTTTTGCATCCCCGCGGGGAACGTCAGCACGCCCACCCACGAGCCGTCTGCTTGCCATTCCTCGCGGTCGAGTTCGCCGAACTCCCGAATCTTGGCCTGCCCGCTGCCGGCGTAGTCCGGCGGCAGATTGACGGCGACGGTCACCTCCTCGAAGCGAATCGGAATCACGGGCCGGAGCGCGTCCAGCGCGTCGTCGACCTGGCTCTCGGCGGGCTCCATCGGGTCCACGGTGAACCCGGCTTCTTCGAGCGCGCTCTCGATGCGCTCGGGCGGGTGCGGCGCGTTGTCCATCTGGGGGTTGACGGCGTTCCGGGTGATGGTGTTGATGAGCTTGCGGCGCTTGCGCTCCTGCATCTCCTCGCGCTGCTCGGCGGTGATCTGAATCTCACCGCGCTCGATGACCTCCGGGATAATCTCCATCGGCTCGGTCGTCCCGAACACCTCCTCTAGGTCCTCCTCGGCGGGCCGGTCGCCGCGGGAGGCGTTCTCGAAGACGTCCCGCGCCGCGATGACGTCCTCCAGTTCGCCCTCGAACTCGCCGCGTTTCATCGCGAGCGCGGCGTCGGGGTCGACCAGCACTTCGAATCGCTCGCCGTGCGTTTCGAGGCGCGCGGTCACCGCCTCGTCGAGAGATATCATGCGTGTGACTTCGACGGGTGTACTTAAAAGAGCTTTTCCCGGCGAACCGCGTCCGGGACTACTCCTCGGTCGCGTCGTCGTCCGCGCCGTCGGCGTCGTCCGCGTCGCCCGCCGTCTCGTCACCGAGCAGGTCGTGCTCGACGAGGTACTCCCGAATCTCGTCGTTGGACAGCTCGATGAACGCGCCGGTCTCCGCGTCGATGGTCGCGACGCCGACGCCCTCCGGCTGGAGCGACTCGCGAATCTCGCCGAGCGCGCGCAGCGCGAGTTCGACGCCCTCGTCCAGCGGGAGCGACTCGTCGTAGTGGTCTTCGAGATAGCCCTGCACCGTCGAGCGGTCCTCGCCGATGGCGATGGCCTTCCACTCGTAGGGCGTCCCCGACGGGTCCGTCTCGAAGAGGCGGGGTTCGCCGTTCGTGACGCCGCCGATGAGGAGTGCGACGCCGAACGGGCGCGCGCCCCCGACCTGCGTGTACTGCTGGATGTGGTCGGTGATGTCCTTCGTCAGCGTCTCCACGCCGATTGGCTGGTCGTAGCGCACGCGCTCGACCTGCGCGTCGCGGCGCGCGAAGTCGATGAGCTGGCGGGCGTCGGCGACGTGGCCGGCGCTCGCGATGCCGACGTGGTTGTCCGCCTTGTGAATCTTCTCGACGGACGCCTCCTCCATCAGCGGCGAACTGATGCGCTTGTCCACGAGGAGGACGACGCCGCCGTCCGTGCGCACGCCGATGCTGGGCGTGCCTCGCTTGACTGCCTCCCGCGCGTACTCCACCTGATAGAGGCGGCCGTCCGGCGAGAAGATCGTGATACCGCGGTCGTAAGCCTGCTGTTGGTTCTGTCCTTGCATGGTTAGCAGTCGAGGTCCGTCGCGCCCACGTACCTGTCCTCGCAGTCGACGTCGAGGCGGTCGCCCCGGCGGAGCGCCGGGCGGGTGTCCCCGGCGAACGCGACGCTGGCTTCGGCTGCGGGTTCACCCGGCCGTCCTAAATACTTTTCCTCAGCGGCGCGTATCGTGCCGGAGACGCCGCGTACCGCCACCCTGACTGCGTCGCCGCGGACCTCGTCGACGCAC
Protein-coding sequences here:
- a CDS encoding ribosome assembly factor SBDS, with protein sequence MISLDEAVTARLETHGERFEVLVDPDAALAMKRGEFEGELEDVIAARDVFENASRGDRPAEEDLEEVFGTTEPMEIIPEVIERGEIQITAEQREEMQERKRRKLINTITRNAVNPQMDNAPHPPERIESALEEAGFTVDPMEPAESQVDDALDALRPVIPIRFEEVTVAVNLPPDYAGSGQAKIREFGELDREEWQADGSWVGVLTFPAGMQNDFYDLVNEVSEGEGETTIIKEKDELDTR
- a CDS encoding bifunctional ADP-dependent NAD(P)H-hydrate dehydratase/NAD(P)H-hydrate epimerase, with the protein product MITSERMAAVDRNAAAVGVPRKQLMESSGNAVARAVRESADAGASVAVVAGRGNNGGDAFVAARFLGEYDVTVHLLGRPETITTDISRENWDALQQAEIPTEVVKDSAALNLGDPDVVVDAVLGTGVSGAPREPEATAIEAINDADAMVVAVDVPSGMDVDTGETPGVAVEADRVVTFHDTKPALADRENVTVADIGIPEAAELFVGPGDLQQLERDPHAHKGDFGRVLVVGGGPYTGAPALSAQAALRAGADLAYLAVPDSIAETVQGYSENLIVDSYAGKRLLPEHVDEILERAANVDVVVLGPGLGDADETLAAVRQFLAAYDGRAVVDADGLEVVPEVETDADLVCTPHQGELRKMGGRVDEDWRERAEAVESFAADLGQTVLVKGAYDVISDGETTRVNRTGNPGMTVGGTGDVLAGATAAMFSALDAVPAASVGAYANGAAGDRVVDEHGYGLLATDLLDALPAALWGGADD
- the moaC gene encoding cyclic pyranopterin monophosphate synthase MoaC, with amino-acid sequence MTSDAPEDDLTHTTEEGDVQMVDVGDKPDTARRAVARGEIHLSASTVEAIRGDEIGKGDVLATARVGAVQAVKHTWETIPMCHQIPITNVETDFDVREDRVVLEVAVETTGKTGCEMEALEGVTTGLNVVWDMVKAAEKDDDGQYPGTAIEGVEVVSKEKREL
- the psmA gene encoding archaeal proteasome endopeptidase complex subunit alpha: MQGQNQQQAYDRGITIFSPDGRLYQVEYAREAVKRGTPSIGVRTDGGVVLLVDKRISSPLMEEASVEKIHKADNHVGIASAGHVADARQLIDFARRDAQVERVRYDQPIGVETLTKDITDHIQQYTQVGGARPFGVALLIGGVTNGEPRLFETDPSGTPYEWKAIAIGEDRSTVQGYLEDHYDESLPLDEGVELALRALGEIRESLQPEGVGVATIDAETGAFIELSNDEIREYLVEHDLLGDETAGDADDADGADDDATEE
- a CDS encoding FUN14 domain-containing protein, with amino-acid sequence MADINLTSLGLEFGGGAGIGAIIGFAAKKVAKLIAVIVGLELALFKFLESRGIITVDWDRLTGGFLDITQAANGAAPPSWVNTILSTLSVSAGFTGGFLLGFRKG
- the hflX gene encoding GTPase HflX, which produces MTGTTTKTAVVAKRVDDGEADTAEIRELVRAAGYEVGGEVTQTRTADPALQLGEGKVEELAALVAETDAERVVFDNRLGPYQTYNLGKQLPENTEVVDRFRLILDIFGQRANTRKAQLQVELAELRYELPRAEAKTSLAKRDERPGFMGLGEYDESREQDIKAQISRIRDELANIEKTEQQRRETRRESGFELVALAGYTNAGKSTLLRRLADDLDVDENEQLHPDLDTTAESQDKLFTTLGTTTRRLDMDRRDVLLTDTVGFISDLPHWLVESFKSTLESVYQADLVLLVVDASESIDEIREKLVTSHDTLYERNEAPIVTVFNKVDKVGDDELAEKMEALSALAPDPIAVSGKEGINLAALRERIDAELPPRERETLVLPMTDETMSVVSWVHDHAHVRDVDYGDEQVVVDFEALPTVVEKSRAKASDLVAEA